TCTCCCGATTCCTCGTCCACCTCCACGGACAAGGTGCCGGGAGTCAGCGTAATCGAGTTTGCGAGAAGAAGCACCCCGAGATCCGTCTTCAGCCCGGGCGAGATCCTCACGATCCCCGGGTTTATTCTTCCCGTAATCACCCTCATTGCGACGTCGAGGTTCGCCCTCGCCATCTCGATGAAGAACGGGATGATATAGATTACCAGCAATACCCATCTCAGGGGATTTATCATCCTGTAATTTTTGCTGCTGCAAAAGAACCTGCCCGAGATTGCCCCTGCAACAACTGAAACGAATACCCCTGCGATGATCTCCTCATAACTCCATAGCCCGAGCACATCTCCGCTTCCCGATGTTATAATCAGGTAGAGAATGAAGCACAGGATTGCAGTTACGATAAAAGGCATCAAAACTCCATCACTCCTCTCTCCGTAATCGATACAATTTCAGATTTCCAGCATAAATACCCGGAATTAGGAAAAAAAGATCCCGGAACCAGCAATTTGCTATGATTAATAATGATATATTCCGACATAACTGTTTTGAAAGTGTCGGATCTCTCATTTTCCGGGGGAATAAATTGACAGATGCGGCAGTTTATTACTTTTAGAATCGAAAAAATTAATCACAGATGGCAAAATCGTTTCTTGGAAAACTGACCCTGTACTGGTGCGACGAGTGCGGAACGCCGGTACTCGGAAAGAAGTGCTCCTGCGGCGCCGAAACACGCCAGGTCCAGGTGACTCCACCGGGGGATATCAGGCCGGCGTTTCAGGCGGATATAGACCATATTAATAATTTATACAGATCCTTCTTCGGTGCGGATCTGATCCCGGAGAATCACATCGCTGTTCTGAACAAGATCCCGGACAAGGACAGGATGGAGGAGGTCGTCATGGG
Above is a window of Methanolacinia paynteri DNA encoding:
- a CDS encoding Na+/H+ antiporter subunit E — its product is MPFIVTAILCFILYLIITSGSGDVLGLWSYEEIIAGVFVSVVAGAISGRFFCSSKNYRMINPLRWVLLVIYIIPFFIEMARANLDVAMRVITGRINPGIVRISPGLKTDLGVLLLANSITLTPGTLSVEVDEESGDLFVHVINVSEELAAKEIADEKDLFPIFNLVGWIRRIAE